In Nilaparvata lugens isolate BPH chromosome 5, ASM1435652v1, whole genome shotgun sequence, the following proteins share a genomic window:
- the LOC120351529 gene encoding facilitated trehalose transporter Tret1-like: protein MCKENLRKLESCRFRPYCAACVVSLLQLMFGMCIGWMSPATIGLESSPPQIVDGDPLTTDQINWLSSVTFIGCIVGILFWGSVAEKIGRKNTLRLLALPVIMGWTLISLAKSVKLMYLGRFILGLSGVGAIVPIQLYLNEISEPSYKGTLTSVMVFFFNGGIAISYILGAILSLRNFTLVCNIIPFLYLAAFHFFPESPVYLYRKNKTKQAEMFLLWFRNNNYMKVQEELVYLEENMTYQKNTNTTSLSSLYEGRARSYALMINVWLFIVSQFCGILVMLTYTSSIIKNSGTTLIEPDNGAVIVGIIQLILSWMTTLILEKTSRKLLLMLSMGGMFISQGLLGLYHLGDDTHFFPNWLPVVCICLHVGCYTFGVGPVAYVISAEITHPKIQPTAFSLFCFLGTAASFVSIKIYPYLIHYVGEHGCFWFYATWCLVSMVLIPKFLPETRGKTFEQITELLGENKDSYHQCVEVRYDVHSKQIDPKV, encoded by the coding sequence TGAGCCTGTTGCAACTGATGTTCGGAATGTGCATCGGATGGATGTCTCCGGCAACCATAGGACTGGAATCCTCTCCACCACAGATCGTAGATGGAGATCCACTCACCACGGACCAGATCAACTGGCTCTCATCTGTCACCTTCATCGGATGCATAGTTGGCATTCTCTTCTGGGGCTCTGTGGCTGAGAAAATCGGTCGGAAAAACACGCTCCGCCTTCTAGCACTCCCGGTTATCATGGGTTGGACACTGATATCACTAGCAAAATCAGTGAAACTCATGTATTTAGGGAGGTTTATCTTGGGTTTGAGTGGTGTAGGAGCCATAGTACCCATCCAACTCTACTTAAACGAAATATCTGAACCCTCCTACAAAGGTACTCTCACCTCCGTCATGGTGTTTTTCTTCAACGGTGGCATAGCGATCTCGTACATTTTGGGAGCCATCTTATCATTGAGAAATTTCACCCTTGTCTGCAACATAATTCCATTTTTATATCTTGCAGCATTCCATTTTTTCCCTGAATCACCTGTTTATCTTTACaggaaaaacaaaacaaaacaagcTGAAATGTTTCTGTTATGGTTCAGGAATAACAACTACATGAAAGTCCAAGAAGAGTTAGTATATTTAGAGGAGAACATGACCTACCAAAAAAATACCAACACGACTTCCCTCTCTAGTTTATATGAAGGTAGAGCGAGATCATATGCATTGATGATAAACGTATGGCTGTTTATAGTTTCTCAGTTTTGTGGTATCTTAGTTATGTTAACTTATACATCCTCCATCATTAAAAACTCTGGTACCACTCTGATAGAACCTGATAATGGAGCTGTTATCGTAGGAATAATACAACTCATATTATCTTGGATGACAACTTTGATTTTAGAGAAAACTTCACGCAAGCTTCTTTTAATGCTATCAATGGGGGGTATGTTTATCTCGCAGGGTTTGTTGGGTTTGTATCACTTAGGTGATGATACACATTTCTTCCCGAACTGGTTACCTGTCGTGTGTATATGTCTCCACGTGGGATGCTACACGTTTGGAGTGGGACCTGTCGCGTATGTGATTTCAGCTGAAATTACGCATCCCAAAATACAACCAACTGCGTTTTCTCTGTTTTGTTTTCTCGGTACAGCCGCTTCGTTTGTTAGTATCAAAATCTATCCTTATCTGATACACTATGTGGGGGAACATGGGTGTTTCTGGTTCTATGCAACATGGTGTCTCGTTTCTATGGTTTTAATACCCAAATTCCTGCCCGAAACAAGAGGGAAGACTTTTGAACAAATCACTGAATTGCTCggagaaaataaagatagtTATCATCAGTGTGTGGAAGTGCGGTATGATGTACATAGCAAACAGATCGATCCAAAGGTGTGA